The following proteins are encoded in a genomic region of Oceanisphaera profunda:
- a CDS encoding MSHA biogenesis protein MshI: protein MELLPRWLKPARATSAVGIYLTPSNLLAIDEHDPTVVVERSVGQGEAVSVALRAMIEEQAWQGRLLSLALSRHWYKQTQMEKPAIPDEELAQALPWCMRELVEEPIESLLFDYIDLPTGPAGQQRIAVYSSEQEAVARIVQAVTPVCEIATIGVDELALANLLAPEERGLLLYKVPGQELTLIFIHQRQWHFSRTIRGFQALDDEQMSVDQFVFDNLLLELQRSIDYAVGQLKLNAPENWYLALPQRVTPAITDAISQVFDIKPTSLTSDTLAPISLPALGILKEGQA from the coding sequence ATGGAACTTCTACCCAGATGGTTAAAACCCGCCCGCGCTACCTCTGCAGTGGGCATTTATCTTACTCCTTCTAATTTGCTAGCCATAGATGAGCATGATCCTACTGTGGTGGTTGAACGCAGCGTAGGGCAGGGCGAAGCCGTGTCTGTCGCCCTAAGAGCCATGATAGAAGAGCAAGCTTGGCAAGGTCGGCTGCTTTCTCTGGCACTGAGCCGCCATTGGTACAAACAAACTCAGATGGAAAAACCCGCCATCCCCGATGAAGAACTGGCACAAGCATTACCTTGGTGCATGCGTGAGTTAGTCGAGGAGCCCATAGAAAGCTTATTGTTTGATTACATAGACTTGCCTACAGGCCCTGCGGGTCAACAACGTATTGCGGTATATAGCAGCGAGCAAGAAGCCGTAGCGCGAATCGTACAAGCGGTAACGCCGGTTTGTGAAATAGCCACTATCGGTGTGGATGAACTGGCTTTAGCTAACTTATTAGCGCCAGAAGAGCGCGGTTTATTGTTGTATAAGGTACCCGGGCAAGAGCTGACCTTGATCTTTATTCATCAGCGCCAATGGCATTTTTCGCGGACTATTCGCGGCTTTCAGGCGTTAGATGATGAACAGATGTCGGTGGATCAATTTGTGTTTGATAATCTCTTGCTAGAGCTGCAGCGCAGTATTGATTACGCCGTTGGTCAGCTTAAGCTTAACGCCCCCGAGAACTGGTATTTGGCCTTGCCTCAGCGAGTAACGCCCGCCATTACCGACGCCATTAGTCAGGTGTTTGATATTAAGCCCACATCTTTAACCTCTGATACCTTGGCGCCAATAAGCTTGCCCGCACTTGGCATCTTAAAAGAGGGCCAAGCATGA
- a CDS encoding AEC family transporter, whose protein sequence is MFATLLNIVIPVFAVVAVGFVIGRRQTSRPQSSRPQTNSDMSFVNLANVLVFCPALVFSALIEHPVQLSSSWPLIVAGVLVIIVPGAILFGLRVKGLERRTLAMGGMFRNTGNIGIPLMMLAYGDDKMGAIIILFVLSNLVHFSLGLFMLSHTAGRWQWLKNPLVWAALLGLGLAEHQAMLPDFVLTSSQLLGQIAVPLMLFALGVRLAQGEIGHLGMALRVNLIYLAVGAVSFLLVAWWLPLSTDWLQLLALSVMLPPAVLNYLLCEQYQCQPNKMASIVLLGNVMSVVTIPAVIYLTLIFI, encoded by the coding sequence ATGTTCGCCACCTTGTTAAACATAGTGATACCCGTGTTTGCGGTGGTGGCGGTCGGTTTTGTGATTGGCCGGCGCCAAACTAGCCGTCCCCAATCTAGCCGTCCTCAAACCAACAGCGACATGAGCTTTGTGAATCTCGCCAATGTGCTGGTGTTTTGCCCAGCCCTGGTGTTTTCGGCGCTGATTGAGCACCCCGTGCAACTGAGTAGCAGCTGGCCGTTAATCGTGGCGGGGGTGTTGGTGATCATAGTGCCGGGCGCTATTTTGTTTGGCTTGCGGGTAAAAGGGTTAGAGCGGCGTACTTTGGCCATGGGTGGCATGTTTCGTAATACCGGTAATATTGGTATTCCGCTGATGATGTTGGCCTATGGCGACGATAAAATGGGCGCCATTATCATTTTATTTGTGCTGTCTAACTTAGTGCATTTTTCATTGGGGTTATTTATGTTGTCCCATACGGCGGGGCGCTGGCAGTGGTTGAAAAATCCACTGGTGTGGGCGGCGCTGTTAGGTCTAGGGTTGGCGGAGCATCAAGCAATGCTGCCAGATTTTGTGCTCACCAGCAGCCAGCTGCTCGGCCAAATTGCCGTGCCTTTGATGTTATTCGCACTAGGGGTGCGGCTAGCGCAGGGTGAAATTGGCCATTTGGGCATGGCATTGCGTGTGAACCTGATTTATTTAGCCGTGGGCGCGGTGAGTTTTTTACTGGTGGCGTGGTGGTTGCCGCTCAGCACCGATTGGTTGCAGTTATTGGCCTTGTCTGTGATGCTGCCCCCTGCGGTGTTAAATTATTTATTGTGTGAGCAATATCAATGTCAGCCCAATAAAATGGCCAGCATAGTGTTATTAGGTAATGTTATGTCGGTGGTGACGATACCTGCCGTCATTTATTTAACGCTTATCTTCATCTAA
- a CDS encoding D-amino acid dehydrogenase → MKVLVLGSGVVGVTSAWYLAQQGHEVVVIDRQASAAEETSFANAGQLSFGMSSPWAAPGIPQKAVKWMFQTHAPLKLRPSLNPAQWQFMLSMLANCTEKAYSINKSRMVRVSEYSRQCINNLQAELQLPFEARKQGLLQVFRTQKQIDDAAKDIKVLQEFNVAHKMLNVEECIAREPALARVKHKVVGGLHFPDDQTGDCNLFTKALVERCEQQGVQFKFNTDINALVSDGDKIRGVQTSNGLEVADHVLVCMGSYSPFLLNPVGIRLPVYPIKGYSLTLDVKNDADAPQSTVMDETYKVAITRFDNRIRAAGTAELADFNADLPKARRATIAESVGSLFPEAGNLDKAEFWTGFRPMTPDGTPIIGGTSYKNLWLNTGHGTLGWTMGAGSAKLIADLISGNQPDIDDSGLDVSRYA, encoded by the coding sequence ATGAAAGTATTAGTATTGGGTAGTGGAGTTGTCGGTGTGACCAGCGCGTGGTATTTGGCGCAGCAGGGCCATGAAGTGGTGGTGATCGACCGTCAAGCGAGTGCAGCGGAAGAAACTAGTTTTGCTAACGCCGGCCAATTGTCGTTTGGCATGAGCTCGCCGTGGGCGGCACCGGGTATTCCGCAAAAAGCCGTGAAGTGGATGTTTCAGACTCATGCACCGTTAAAACTCCGCCCTAGTTTAAATCCGGCCCAGTGGCAGTTTATGCTGTCCATGCTGGCCAACTGCACCGAAAAAGCCTACAGCATTAATAAGTCGCGCATGGTGCGGGTGTCGGAATACAGCCGCCAATGCATTAATAATTTACAAGCTGAACTGCAGTTGCCGTTTGAAGCGCGCAAACAAGGCTTGCTGCAGGTGTTTCGCACCCAAAAGCAAATTGACGATGCGGCGAAAGACATCAAAGTTTTGCAAGAGTTTAACGTGGCTCACAAAATGCTGAATGTAGAAGAGTGTATTGCCCGAGAGCCCGCGCTGGCCCGCGTGAAGCACAAAGTAGTGGGGGGCTTGCACTTTCCTGACGACCAAACTGGCGACTGTAATTTATTCACCAAAGCCTTAGTTGAGCGCTGTGAGCAGCAGGGCGTGCAATTTAAATTTAATACCGACATTAACGCGCTGGTAAGCGACGGCGATAAAATTCGTGGCGTGCAAACCTCGAACGGTTTAGAAGTGGCGGATCACGTATTGGTGTGCATGGGCAGCTATTCGCCGTTCTTGCTTAATCCGGTTGGCATTCGCTTGCCCGTGTATCCGATTAAAGGCTACTCGCTAACGTTAGACGTTAAAAATGATGCGGATGCGCCTCAGTCTACGGTGATGGATGAAACCTACAAAGTGGCCATTACCCGCTTTGACAACCGCATTCGCGCGGCGGGCACCGCTGAGCTGGCAGATTTTAATGCGGACTTGCCTAAGGCGCGTCGCGCGACCATCGCCGAGTCGGTAGGCAGTTTATTCCCTGAGGCTGGCAACTTAGACAAGGCTGAGTTTTGGACGGGCTTTCGACCTATGACACCCGATGGCACCCCCATTATCGGCGGCACCAGCTATAAAAACTTATGGTTAAACACCGGCCACGGCACCTTGGGTTGGACCATGGGTGCGGGCTCGGCCAAGTTAATTGCCGATTTAATCAGCGGTAATCAGCCAGATATTGATGACAGCGGGTTAGACGTTAGCCGCTACGCCTAA
- a CDS encoding response regulator, with translation MMAVAKRRFSPFSRIAVLGYALIMSLLLLGYAANQYWQHRHYLQLEQRIAPVVSALDDLQRKVVINADQDLLLNKKINELSGTIHQFITFIDNRRAPFAGLDEVLTTLADYQQQLQTLQDADMHSRYALNAFSERVRAVVDKEDSYYSILLRRSRLYLNAPNLQYLYALDDDASRWQAEVHTFNQELFDYYQQYRQSLTPLVQQRHALLTDNKDVLLHYKVQWQQASEQHLQDMQLALLLWLLVSFSISLVVLALHNKELRKVSQASLELARAKTDFLANMSHEIRTPMNAIIGFASLLQQTPLALSQQQYLKKISQSSDNLLLLINDILDLTKVEAGKLELEDIAFDLNEQLEKLSSLFADLSEHKQLEVIIDKAANVPNWLRGDPLRLGQVLINLVNNAIKFTERGEVVISITLDDGPEPQICFAVKDTGIGIIPEQLSRLFEAFTQVDASTTRKYGGTGLGLSISYHLVQLMQGTITVDSRPGRGSTFTVSLPLQIAEHKALTPNIAYQGKKVLLVDDNALVLEVTSQLLRQLGLIVYRTNSVSAAKALLQKQGEQLSLALIDCCLVQDDGLDLARFMRSHEHLTHIAVVVMSAFGQDKVADRMRALGLTHYLAKPITEQSLRLSVSRVLAPESSGHLEPLAINHYQLSDYRRQLLGKQILLAEDNRMNQQLIVEFLNQVGVSATIADNGRQAVELMSRQAFDAILMDLQMPILDGIEATRQIRKLNTQHDIPIIALTASAMRGDREVSLSAGMNCYVTKPVDRFALYQALVEQIAQQQTQRTGANIVQQQVLPTVQNPVRTEQELTEQEQAESTIVSSAARAEFLAQQQEAVWQLTALMAAKNWPAAQQLMAGLAEQAERHALTELAAQAQVILQELQQQQRPSAAQLSLLKQCLSER, from the coding sequence ATGATGGCGGTAGCAAAACGAAGATTCTCTCCCTTTTCGCGCATCGCCGTGCTGGGCTATGCGCTGATAATGTCGTTATTGTTGCTCGGCTATGCGGCTAATCAATACTGGCAGCATCGGCATTACTTGCAGCTAGAGCAGCGCATAGCTCCTGTGGTGTCCGCCTTAGATGATCTGCAACGTAAAGTGGTAATCAACGCAGATCAAGACTTGTTACTCAATAAAAAAATAAACGAGTTATCCGGCACCATTCACCAGTTTATTACGTTTATTGACAACAGACGCGCCCCTTTTGCTGGGCTAGATGAAGTGTTAACCACGCTCGCTGACTATCAACAGCAGCTACAGACACTGCAAGACGCGGATATGCACAGCCGCTATGCGCTTAACGCCTTCTCTGAACGCGTACGGGCGGTGGTGGATAAAGAAGACAGTTATTATTCTATCTTGCTTAGACGCAGCCGTTTGTACCTCAACGCGCCCAATTTGCAGTATTTATACGCGCTGGATGATGATGCCAGCCGCTGGCAAGCCGAAGTACACACCTTTAATCAAGAGCTGTTTGATTACTATCAGCAATATCGTCAAAGCCTCACCCCCTTGGTGCAGCAACGCCACGCCTTACTCACCGACAATAAAGACGTGTTATTGCACTATAAAGTCCAGTGGCAGCAAGCGTCTGAACAGCATTTACAAGATATGCAATTAGCCTTATTGCTGTGGCTACTGGTGAGCTTTAGCATTAGTTTGGTGGTGTTGGCGTTACATAATAAAGAGCTGCGCAAAGTGAGCCAAGCCTCTCTGGAGCTGGCACGAGCTAAAACGGATTTTTTAGCCAATATGAGTCATGAGATACGCACCCCTATGAATGCCATTATTGGCTTTGCATCTTTGTTGCAACAAACACCTTTGGCCTTATCTCAGCAGCAATACTTAAAAAAAATCAGTCAATCTTCCGATAACTTATTGTTGTTAATCAACGATATTTTAGATTTAACCAAGGTAGAAGCAGGCAAATTAGAGCTGGAAGACATAGCGTTTGATTTAAATGAACAGCTTGAAAAGCTCTCCAGTTTATTTGCTGACTTGTCTGAGCATAAGCAGTTAGAAGTGATCATTGATAAAGCTGCCAACGTCCCCAACTGGCTGCGCGGGGATCCGCTGCGCCTTGGCCAAGTACTGATCAACCTGGTTAATAACGCGATTAAGTTTACCGAGCGCGGTGAGGTGGTGATCAGCATTACTTTGGATGATGGGCCCGAGCCTCAAATATGTTTTGCCGTTAAAGATACCGGTATCGGCATTATTCCAGAGCAATTGTCGCGATTATTTGAGGCCTTTACCCAAGTGGATGCCAGTACTACGCGCAAATACGGCGGTACCGGTTTGGGCTTAAGTATTAGCTACCACTTAGTGCAGCTGATGCAGGGCACTATTACCGTTGATAGCCGCCCCGGCCGTGGCTCCACTTTTACCGTTAGTCTGCCGCTGCAGATTGCCGAGCATAAAGCTTTAACTCCTAACATCGCCTATCAAGGTAAAAAAGTGCTGTTGGTGGACGATAACGCCCTGGTGCTTGAGGTCACCAGCCAGTTACTGCGCCAGTTAGGCTTGATTGTTTATCGTACTAATAGTGTGAGTGCGGCTAAAGCGTTGTTACAAAAGCAGGGTGAGCAATTGAGCTTGGCGCTGATTGACTGCTGTCTTGTGCAAGACGATGGCCTAGATTTAGCGCGCTTTATGCGCAGCCATGAGCACCTTACGCACATTGCTGTGGTAGTGATGAGCGCCTTTGGCCAAGATAAAGTGGCAGACAGAATGCGGGCTTTGGGCTTGACGCACTATTTGGCCAAACCCATTACCGAGCAAAGTTTACGCTTAAGTGTGAGCCGCGTGCTGGCGCCAGAGAGCAGTGGGCACTTGGAGCCATTAGCCATTAATCACTATCAATTGTCGGACTATCGTCGGCAATTATTAGGTAAACAAATCTTGTTGGCCGAAGACAACCGGATGAATCAGCAATTAATCGTGGAGTTTTTAAATCAAGTGGGCGTGTCCGCCACCATTGCCGACAATGGTCGCCAAGCGGTAGAGCTAATGAGCAGGCAAGCATTTGATGCCATTTTAATGGATTTACAAATGCCAATCCTCGATGGCATTGAAGCCACCCGCCAAATTCGCAAACTCAACACCCAGCACGATATTCCCATTATTGCCTTAACCGCCAGTGCCATGCGCGGAGACCGTGAAGTTAGCCTAAGTGCTGGCATGAACTGCTATGTCACCAAGCCTGTGGATCGCTTTGCGCTTTATCAGGCGTTAGTTGAGCAAATAGCGCAGCAGCAAACACAGCGAACAGGAGCAAACATAGTGCAACAGCAAGTGCTACCTACAGTGCAGAACCCAGTGCGAACCGAACAAGAGCTAACCGAACAAGAGCAAGCCGAATCTACGATTGTGAGTTCTGCTGCGCGCGCAGAATTTTTAGCTCAACAACAAGAAGCGGTCTGGCAGCTTACCGCATTAATGGCCGCAAAAAACTGGCCAGCTGCTCAACAGCTAATGGCCGGTCTTGCCGAGCAAGCAGAACGGCACGCACTCACTGAGCTTGCCGCCCAAGCACAAGTGATATTGCAGGAATTACAACAGCAGCAAAGACCCAGCGCCGCACAACTTAGCTTGTTAAAACAGTGTTTAAGTGAGCGGTAG
- a CDS encoding SLC13 family permease: MPVDIPQQTLTVKAKWAILIADILLFIILLNTLPFDEGVTKGLSLLIFIAVLWLTEALHITITALLVPLLAAGLGILTTNAALSNFSNSIIFLFLGGFALAAALHSQQLDRLIASRILYLAKGRLSVAVLLLFFTSAFLSMWISNTATTAMMLPLALGLLACLDAERHYRTYVFVLLGVAYSASIGGIATLVGSPPNAIAAAEVGLSFNEWMALGLPVTLILLPIAIAILYALFRPQLNERIELAAEQIVWTGQRKVTLGIFAITVFLWVFSSPISAALGNLSSFDTIVALLAIALIGITRVADWKHIEKHTDWGVLLLFGGGLTLSHVLKETGTSLFLASFLADMLGTANPFVILLVITAFVVFLTELASNTASAALLIPVFVAVSEGLGLSPVMVASVIAVSASCAFMLPVATPPNAIVFGSGFIQQKQMMRAGIVLNLACIGVLSAYFYAFG, from the coding sequence ATGCCCGTAGACATTCCACAGCAAACCCTGACGGTAAAGGCCAAATGGGCCATTTTAATTGCCGACATTCTGCTATTTATCATTCTGCTTAATACCCTGCCGTTTGATGAAGGCGTGACTAAGGGCTTAAGCCTGCTGATTTTTATTGCCGTGCTGTGGTTGACCGAAGCGCTGCATATTACCATTACTGCGCTCTTGGTGCCGCTGTTAGCCGCGGGCTTGGGGATTTTAACGACCAATGCCGCCTTAAGTAATTTTTCTAACTCCATTATTTTTCTGTTTTTGGGGGGCTTTGCGCTGGCCGCCGCCTTGCACAGCCAGCAATTAGACCGTTTGATTGCCAGCCGGATTTTGTATCTGGCTAAAGGCCGATTGAGTGTGGCGGTATTGCTGTTGTTTTTTACCTCGGCTTTTTTATCCATGTGGATCAGTAACACCGCCACCACCGCCATGATGTTACCGTTGGCTCTGGGCTTATTAGCCTGCTTGGACGCAGAGCGCCATTATCGCACTTATGTCTTTGTGCTGCTGGGCGTAGCATACAGCGCCAGCATCGGCGGCATCGCCACTTTAGTGGGTAGCCCGCCCAATGCCATTGCTGCCGCTGAAGTGGGTTTGAGCTTTAACGAATGGATGGCACTGGGCTTGCCGGTCACCTTGATACTGCTGCCCATCGCCATCGCTATTTTATATGCCTTATTCCGCCCGCAATTAAATGAGCGTATTGAGCTGGCCGCCGAGCAGATTGTTTGGACCGGACAACGCAAAGTCACCTTGGGTATTTTTGCCATTACGGTATTTTTATGGGTGTTTTCCAGCCCCATTTCTGCGGCATTGGGCAACCTCAGCTCGTTTGACACCATAGTGGCGCTGCTAGCCATCGCCTTAATTGGCATTACCCGCGTGGCCGATTGGAAACACATTGAAAAACATACCGACTGGGGCGTGCTGCTGTTGTTTGGTGGCGGCTTAACCTTGAGTCATGTACTCAAAGAAACCGGCACCAGTTTATTTTTGGCGAGCTTTTTAGCGGATATGCTGGGCACGGCCAATCCGTTTGTGATCTTATTGGTGATCACCGCTTTTGTGGTGTTTTTAACTGAGCTGGCATCTAATACCGCCAGTGCCGCCCTACTGATTCCGGTGTTTGTGGCGGTGTCTGAGGGCTTAGGCTTGTCGCCGGTGATGGTGGCTTCTGTGATTGCGGTATCCGCATCCTGTGCCTTTATGCTGCCGGTGGCCACCCCGCCTAATGCCATCGTATTTGGCTCTGGCTTTATTCAACAGAAACAAATGATGCGGGCCGGTATCGTACTTAACCTAGCCTGTATTGGCGTGCTCTCGGCTTATTTTTATGCCTTCGGCTAA
- a CDS encoding sodium-dependent transporter — translation MKREQWGSRTGFILAAVGSAVGLGNIWRFPYMAYENGGGAFFIPYLFAMLTAGIPFMILEFTLGHKYRSGAPKTLRALNNKFEWLGWFQVMISAMIAFYYVVVIAWAISYAYFAFTQAWGEDSNAFFFGEFLGVADDSAPSKLGSLQWHLLLPLCLAWAATYFATYRGVKGGIERINKILMPLLFVMVLLLIGRIIFLPGALNGINWLLEPDFSKIWDLKVWSAAYGQIFFTLSVGFAIMLSYASYLPEKSDINNNAFMTVLMNCGFSMLAGIMIFGALGYMAQAQGKDLTDVVSSGVGLAFVTLPTAINLLPAPGIMGPLFFCALMFAGISSHISIAEAVTTGLMDKLGWSRPKTATVFCSVGLVVSSLYITQGGILLLDLVDYFINNIALLGSCLVELLLVGWLCRLSDFKAHANRLSEFSIGLWWTVCIKFVSVGILLIILSNNIKTAFSENYGGYSNFEVNTLGWGVLALMLVLAVVINLNSKQEVRS, via the coding sequence ATGAAACGAGAACAATGGGGCTCGCGCACCGGGTTTATCCTCGCTGCCGTGGGTTCGGCCGTGGGCTTGGGTAATATTTGGCGCTTCCCTTATATGGCGTACGAAAATGGCGGCGGTGCCTTTTTTATCCCTTATCTGTTTGCCATGCTCACGGCGGGCATTCCGTTTATGATTTTGGAGTTTACCCTCGGTCATAAATATCGCTCCGGTGCTCCCAAAACCCTGCGCGCCCTCAACAATAAGTTTGAATGGTTGGGTTGGTTTCAGGTGATGATCTCGGCCATGATCGCCTTCTACTACGTAGTGGTGATTGCTTGGGCTATTTCTTATGCGTATTTTGCCTTTACTCAAGCCTGGGGCGAAGACAGCAATGCCTTCTTCTTTGGTGAGTTTTTAGGTGTGGCAGACGATAGCGCGCCCTCAAAGTTAGGTAGCTTGCAATGGCATTTGTTACTGCCCTTGTGCTTGGCGTGGGCCGCAACCTACTTTGCCACTTACCGTGGCGTTAAAGGCGGTATCGAAAGAATTAATAAGATATTAATGCCGTTATTGTTTGTGATGGTGTTATTGCTGATCGGGCGCATTATCTTCTTACCGGGCGCACTAAATGGCATTAACTGGCTGTTAGAGCCGGACTTTAGCAAGATTTGGGATCTAAAAGTGTGGTCCGCCGCTTACGGGCAAATCTTTTTTACGCTCAGTGTGGGTTTTGCCATCATGCTGTCTTATGCCAGCTATTTACCTGAAAAGTCTGATATCAACAATAACGCCTTTATGACGGTATTGATGAACTGCGGCTTTTCTATGCTGGCCGGCATCATGATTTTTGGCGCTTTGGGCTATATGGCTCAAGCCCAAGGTAAAGACCTCACCGACGTGGTCAGCTCTGGTGTAGGCTTGGCGTTTGTCACCCTGCCCACCGCCATTAACTTGCTGCCCGCACCCGGTATCATGGGCCCCTTGTTCTTCTGCGCCTTAATGTTTGCGGGTATTAGCTCGCATATCTCCATTGCCGAAGCCGTGACCACGGGATTAATGGATAAGTTAGGTTGGAGCCGCCCTAAAACTGCCACTGTATTTTGTTCGGTGGGCTTAGTGGTCAGCTCGCTCTACATCACCCAAGGCGGCATCTTGCTGCTCGACTTGGTGGATTACTTCATCAATAACATCGCCTTGCTTGGTTCTTGTTTGGTGGAGTTACTGCTGGTGGGCTGGCTGTGCCGCTTATCTGACTTTAAAGCTCATGCTAATCGCTTGTCAGAATTCAGCATCGGCCTGTGGTGGACGGTGTGCATCAAGTTTGTCTCGGTTGGCATCTTGCTAATCATCTTGTCGAACAACATCAAAACCGCCTTTAGCGAAAACTACGGCGGCTATTCAAACTTTGAAGTGAACACGTTGGGTTGGGGCGTGTTGGCCTTGATGCTGGTATTGGCAGTGGTCATTAACCTTAACAGTAAGCAGGAGGTGCGCTCATGA
- a CDS encoding MetS family NSS transporter small subunit: protein MSTGAIIMLIIGLGITWGGAALCIRLAMKANKH from the coding sequence ATGAGCACAGGCGCCATTATCATGTTAATCATAGGTTTAGGGATTACTTGGGGCGGTGCCGCCTTATGTATTCGCTTGGCCATGAAAGCTAACAAGCACTAA
- a CDS encoding DUF3025 domain-containing protein: MDWDPDVFQRNALLAQLAGLIDIDHQQWPTVAELNVHLNPSLSGEPLPVRFINDAEFNALNCYYEQAVAQGLVPTRAQNWHDFFGAVIWALFPQTKALLSRLHMDDISALGLKRTPRRDRITHFDECGLVLAVTNKAEVQTLLKQHAWQTLFIEQRDCFGSQWQPFIFGHAIYEQALAPFIGLTAKCVLIEVEPDFFTLTRAEQYARLDPQLAIELERSALFDRPRPLLPLPLLGIPDWWPANEDPAFYENQDYFRPARQLKGEG; encoded by the coding sequence ATGGATTGGGATCCCGATGTGTTCCAGCGTAATGCCCTGCTCGCACAACTGGCAGGCTTAATTGATATTGACCATCAGCAATGGCCAACGGTGGCCGAGCTCAATGTGCACTTAAACCCGTCATTATCCGGTGAGCCCTTGCCGGTGCGCTTTATTAATGACGCAGAATTTAATGCGCTTAATTGCTACTACGAACAAGCGGTGGCCCAAGGCTTAGTACCCACCCGCGCACAAAACTGGCATGATTTTTTTGGCGCGGTGATCTGGGCTTTATTCCCGCAAACTAAAGCTTTGCTCAGCCGTTTGCACATGGACGACATCAGCGCGTTGGGTTTAAAGCGCACCCCAAGGCGAGACCGCATTACCCATTTTGATGAATGTGGTTTGGTATTGGCAGTCACCAATAAAGCCGAGGTACAAACGCTTTTAAAACAACATGCTTGGCAAACGCTGTTTATCGAGCAACGCGACTGCTTTGGTAGCCAGTGGCAGCCGTTTATATTTGGTCACGCCATATATGAGCAAGCCTTAGCGCCTTTTATTGGCTTAACGGCCAAATGCGTGCTGATTGAGGTGGAGCCTGACTTTTTTACGCTGACACGGGCCGAGCAATATGCCCGCCTCGACCCACAGCTGGCCATTGAGCTGGAGCGCTCGGCCTTGTTTGACCGGCCTAGACCCTTGCTGCCGTTACCATTACTGGGCATTCCCGATTGGTGGCCCGCAAACGAAGACCCGGCATTTTATGAAAATCAGGATTACTTTCGCCCGGCGCGCCAGCTAAAGGGTGAAGGGTAA
- the lpxM gene encoding lauroyl-Kdo(2)-lipid IV(A) myristoyltransferase (LpxM is lauroyl-Kdo(2)-lipid IV(A) myristoyltransferase, an enzyme characterized in Escherichia coli and involved in biosynthesis of the form of lipid A found in that species and some closely related species.) has product MSVADPVYDLTFKRHYLHPKYWPTWLAIAALWLLAWLPVRARDAFAGAFTPLLMRLAKKPCYIARTNIKLCFPELSAQQVDDILAHSIRAGLMTFISYGEWTARSKDYLQSRFVVQGQEHLDACLAADEKIIFMIPHTWAIDAGGLYLTSLGLPMCTMMHSAKNQVFDWFINRQRARFNGIVYERDAGIKAVIKTIRSGKHFFYLPDQDHGREASLFVPFFAELKATLPALPKLVKLTGAKVIPVLSVYNTKLHRYELIMRPAMAPYPTADLAADTRAMNAEIEALLIEWPEQYMWFLKYFQTQVDSDEGRYEAGIRAIRKR; this is encoded by the coding sequence GTGTCTGTGGCTGACCCCGTTTATGACCTCACGTTTAAACGTCATTATTTGCATCCAAAATACTGGCCTACTTGGCTGGCCATCGCCGCATTATGGCTGTTGGCGTGGCTACCAGTGCGCGCACGCGATGCCTTTGCCGGTGCTTTTACGCCGTTACTGATGCGCTTGGCCAAAAAGCCCTGCTATATTGCCCGTACCAACATTAAGCTGTGTTTTCCTGAGCTGAGCGCGCAGCAAGTGGATGACATCTTGGCCCATTCTATTCGCGCCGGCTTGATGACGTTTATCAGTTACGGAGAGTGGACGGCCCGCAGTAAAGACTATTTGCAAAGCCGGTTTGTGGTGCAAGGCCAAGAGCACCTAGATGCCTGCTTGGCGGCAGACGAAAAAATCATTTTTATGATCCCTCACACCTGGGCCATAGATGCCGGCGGTTTGTATTTAACTTCGTTAGGCTTACCCATGTGCACCATGATGCACAGCGCTAAAAATCAGGTGTTTGACTGGTTTATTAACCGCCAGCGCGCCCGTTTTAATGGCATTGTTTACGAGCGCGATGCGGGCATTAAAGCGGTGATAAAAACCATTCGCTCTGGCAAACATTTCTTTTATTTGCCCGACCAAGACCATGGCCGAGAAGCCAGCTTGTTTGTGCCCTTTTTTGCCGAGCTTAAAGCCACCCTGCCCGCACTGCCCAAGCTGGTGAAGCTCACCGGTGCCAAGGTAATACCGGTGCTCAGCGTGTATAACACCAAACTGCATCGTTATGAGCTGATCATGCGCCCGGCCATGGCGCCTTATCCTACCGCAGATTTAGCCGCCGACACCCGCGCCATGAACGCGGAAATAGAAGCGCTGTTAATTGAATGGCCCGAGCAATACATGTGGTTTTTAAAGTACTTTCAAACCCAAGTCGATAGCGATGAAGGCCGTTATGAAGCCGGTATTCGCGCCATTAGAAAGCGCTAA